One window of the Candidatus Zixiibacteriota bacterium genome contains the following:
- a CDS encoding exported hypothetical protein (Evidence 5 : Unknown function), whose translation MRANRIIKGLLISLIVTAFLIGCAKQVTNPNNSGPVTIQMKIAGVSDIQAVGYIQLTITGPGIDTPIIDTLIKDTTGYLIGRIEVPAGRDRKFVLEVRQFGEVAPGEVLYRGETTADVVPDAEIKLDIKLVPVVPMITLSPHYIEVPILNNFALDVYVYNVDSMSSLRIGIYNYYNSNVTIDSIRPGIDISGNIGFDYASGGTYETDLYYSWIVNVSSLLPRSGHYATVYCSTLRTPGTIYLYTGNFYVNDSINYYIYAGSGEIYIY comes from the coding sequence ACCAATCCAAACAACTCCGGCCCCGTGACCATACAAATGAAAATTGCGGGAGTCAGCGATATTCAAGCGGTTGGCTACATTCAACTGACAATTACGGGCCCGGGCATCGATACTCCCATAATTGACACCCTGATTAAGGATACGACCGGCTATCTAATCGGCAGAATAGAAGTGCCGGCCGGAAGAGACAGGAAATTTGTCTTGGAGGTCAGACAATTTGGTGAAGTCGCCCCCGGTGAGGTTCTCTATCGCGGGGAAACGACAGCTGACGTTGTCCCCGACGCGGAAATAAAGTTGGATATCAAACTGGTCCCCGTGGTGCCGATGATAACATTATCGCCGCACTATATTGAAGTGCCGATTTTGAATAATTTTGCACTCGATGTATATGTTTATAATGTTGACAGCATGAGCAGCCTGAGAATAGGAATTTATAATTATTACAATTCAAATGTGACCATCGACAGTATCAGACCCGGTATAGATATCAGCGGTAATATCGGTTTTGATTACGCTTCCGGCGGTACCTATGAAACGGATTTATATTACAGTTGGATCGTCAATGTGTCATCCCTTCTGCCGCGAAGCGGGCACTATGCCACGGTTTATTGCTCGACACTGAGGACACCCGGAACGATATATTTGTATACCGGTAATTTTTATGTCAATGATTCTATCAATTACTACATATATGCCGGGAGTGGAGAAATATATATCTATTAG
- a CDS encoding hypothetical protein (Evidence 5 : Unknown function) yields the protein MMQAIHYKQVRVFMKYSNKFRGLIIAFAAVLPVFLLLPGCSQKNISGQGSNEPAQLIFKMASPLASNWIGVVQLTITGPGILSPIVDTLNLEGTVISGTVDVPTGLNRRLVIEARETTESGQGLVIYRGESIVDIIPNTTVSINMGLYPAVPMVRLAPRFRSITLGDEFSLDLRAYNLQNLTSLTTQLRYARGQLRVDSIVRYKDLPENAFFAVSDSLQYYIIDIKSISVHQPLTDSTGFAGLATIYFRDMAAFDSAQTIDSTDISIWCFLQISGVATIPYDLRFGPSTIKIYRDSIGITAPKQSFVMRSE from the coding sequence ATGATGCAGGCTATTCACTATAAACAAGTTCGGGTATTTATGAAATATAGTAATAAATTCAGGGGATTAATTATTGCTTTTGCGGCCGTCTTGCCGGTTTTTCTCTTATTGCCCGGATGCTCGCAAAAAAATATCAGCGGACAGGGAAGCAATGAACCGGCCCAATTAATTTTCAAAATGGCCTCTCCCCTGGCGTCGAACTGGATTGGTGTGGTGCAATTGACCATTACGGGGCCGGGGATCCTTTCACCAATCGTAGATACCTTGAATCTTGAAGGAACCGTAATAAGCGGCACCGTTGACGTCCCGACCGGATTGAATCGTCGCCTGGTAATCGAGGCCCGCGAAACCACCGAAAGCGGTCAAGGGCTGGTGATTTACAGGGGGGAATCAATAGTGGATATTATCCCCAATACAACCGTCTCAATCAACATGGGTCTTTATCCTGCTGTGCCCATGGTCAGACTGGCTCCTCGTTTCAGGTCGATTACGCTCGGGGACGAGTTTTCACTTGACCTCAGGGCCTATAATCTTCAGAACCTGACCTCCCTCACCACTCAACTGCGGTATGCGAGAGGGCAATTGCGGGTGGACAGCATTGTCCGCTACAAGGACCTCCCGGAAAATGCCTTTTTTGCCGTTTCAGACAGTCTTCAATACTATATCATTGATATCAAGAGCATATCGGTACACCAGCCATTGACCGACAGCACCGGCTTCGCCGGGCTGGCCACTATATATTTCAGAGATATGGCGGCTTTCGACTCCGCGCAGACAATCGACTCGACCGATATATCCATCTGGTGTTTCCTTCAGATTTCCGGGGTGGCGACAATACCATACGATCTCCGGTTCGGTCCCAGTACAATTAAAATTTATCGTGATTCAATCGGAATAACGGCACCGAAACAATCATTTGTAATGCGCTCAGAATAG